CGCCAGCGCCGGCTCGTCGATCTGGATGTACTTCGCGCCGGCGTCCACGAGGCGTTCGATCTCCTCGTTGACGAGGTCGGCCAGGTCGTAGGCCAGCGCCTCGTCGTCGTCGTAGACCTCGTTGAACGACCAGCTGGCGAGGGTGTAGGGGCCGGTGATCGGGACCTTGACCGGGCGCTCGGAGACGGAGTCGGTGAACTCGAACTCGTCGACGAGCCACTCCTGGCCGTACTCGACGTTCTCGACGACGGAGGGTTTATCGAAGTAGTTGTGACCCCAGACCTTCACGCGGCCGTTGAACTCGTAGCCCTCGATCAGGTGGGCGAAGTACTCGACCATCTCGTTCCGGCGCATCTCGCCGTCGACGACGGCGTCCATCCCGGTGCGCTCGTGTTCCTTCGTGATGAGGCGGGCGGCGTCGTCGGTGGCCTCTTCCCAGTCGTCCTCGTCGAAACTCGCGTCCTCGTCTTCGAGGAGTTCGCGGGCGCGGTCGAGCCACTTGGGTTTCTTGTAACTGCCGACGACCGTCGTCAGCAGGAAGTGGTCGTTCGGGTGGTTCTCGGGACGGAACTGCTCGCGGTTGTCGGTCATGCGGAGATCACCTCTTCGTTCACGGCGGCCAGCGCATCGAGTTTCGCCTCGTACTTGTTGACCGGCAGATAGAACGTCTCGGTGTTGATCGTCGCGTAGATCGTCTCGAAGTCCGTGCTGGGCGTGTTGTCCTCGACCCACTCGATACGCTCGGCGATGGTCTCGGGCTCTTCGACCAGCGTGTTCTGGCCGTCGACGAGGCCGAGCGCGATGTCGTCTTTGGTGCCGTACTCGCTGATGTTGTAGAGGTTGTCCTCGTGGTCGGCCACGAAGTCGAAGCCGACGGCGTCCACGTCGGCGTCCATCAGGTGGGCGTAGACTTTCTCGTCCAGCGCGCCCCAGTAGGTGTGGGCGACCACGTCTGCGTCGGCGGCGTCGGCGACCGCGTCGATGGCCTCGCTGGCACGTTCGTCCTCGCCGTCAGCGGGCGGGTTCTCGACCAGCGAGGGTTCGAGCAGGAACAGCGTCTCCACGTCGGGGAACTCGGCGATCTCGTCGGCCAGGAAGTCGGCGACCGCGTCGAGGAACGCGGCGTCGTCGCCGTAGTGTTCGTCGGTCGCGAGGTCGGCGAGCGAGTACGGACCTGGGAGGACCGCCTGCAGGCCGGAGTCGACCTGTTCGCTCGCGGCGTCGAGTTCGGCGGCCACGTCGCCGGTCGCGGCGAGGTCCTCGGTGACGACCGGCTCCCGGTAGAAGTTGTTGTTGTCGTAGTACCGGACGATCCCGCGCGTCTCGACGGCGTCGGCGACCGCGAGCGGGTGAGCGATCATGTCGTCCCAGCGGCCCTGACCCTCGACGATCCGGTCGAGGCCGGCCGACTGCTGATGCTCGACGTACTCACTCCGGACGCGGTCGTACGCGTCCGTGATCTCGTCGCCCTCCGTCCCGTCGATCAGATCGGCCTTCTGATGGCCCTTCAGATCGGATAACTCGTCTTTCGCCCAGTCGGGCAAGGGGTACAACCCCGGCGTCGTCGTAACTACCTCTGACATTGCACCCTCCTACGAAATGACGGCCTTTAATATTTGCTAATCCATTTGATGCATGTGAGTTATCTTACACGGTCGCGGTGAGCCCGGACGAATAGCGTCGCGCCCACACGGCGCTGATGGAGGGGTCGGGTCTCCCATCCAGTTATCACATCCACCGTTCCAATCCGAGTCGGTAATTTTCTCTAGGAAGTGTATGAAATAATCTTCGTTGAGACAGCGGTACGTGTCTCTTCGCCTACTATAACTCACAGGTTCCAGTAGGGGGTAGTGGCATGAAACGAGTTGCCACGAAAGTGATCCTCGCCGTCCTGGCGGGAGTGTTCGGGGTTGGAACAGCAGCGGCACAGTCAGGGGGAGACACCAGCAAGTTCGATCAGATCCTCGGGGAGCTCGTCGGACTGTCGGTGGAGTATTTGCCGGCGGAAGTGAACCAGGCACTCCTCGACCTGCTAACGTCACTCGGTCTCGTGTAGATCGTGGTGACGGCGTTCCGGATTCACGGAACGCGGACGCCTCCTTTTTGACCGTCCGAACTCGCCCAGTGGTCAGCCGTCGGTCGAGGGTCGAAGCCCCAGTACGAGCAGACGCTCGAAGGCGTGTTTCTCGCTCGCCACTTCGGTGGCGTCGAACCCCCGGGTGTCGGCGTAGTCGATGACCGCGTCGTCACCGGTTAACGTCGACACCAGCAACAACACCTCGCCGCCGGGCGCGAGGACCCGACCCACGTCGTCGAGGAACGGTTCGATCACCGCGCGACCGTCCTCGCCGCCCGAGAGTGCGTACTCCATCCAGTCGTCGCGTTCGTCCTCGGGGGGTGTCGGCAGGTACGGCGGGTTGAACAGTACGAAGTCGAAGACTCCCTCGTGGAACGGGGCGGTCAGGTTCGCCTGCACGACCGGGACGCCGTTCTCGCGGGCCTCGCGGCAGGCCAGCGGGTTGATGTCGGCACCGACCACGTCGGCCCCGGCGTCGGCGGCGACGCTCGCGACGTAGCCGCTCCCGGTGCCCACGTCGAGCACGAGGTCGCCGTCCCCGACGCGGTCGGCTGCCGTCTCGGCCAGCAGCCGGGAGTCCTCGGCGGGTTGATACACCTGATCGAGGTCCCGGCGTTCGGCGAGGTCCGTCATGGGTCCTCTGTCTCCGGCGCGGACTCGCCGTCGGTGTCGGCAGGAGTGTCACGGTCACCAGCAGACTCGCCTTCAGCCCCGTTCTCGGCCGTTCGATCCCCGTTCGACGTGTCGCCGGTGGCCACCTCGACGCCGTTGCCCGCGAGCCGGAGGCCGCCGGCTTCCTCGCGGCCGAGCAGTTCCCGCTGGGGGAACGGAATCTTGATGCCGTCCTCGGCGAAGGCCCCCTTGATGGCGTCGATGACGGCGGTCTGTGTCTCCCACTTCCGGGGCGCGCTCGGATCCGAGATCCAGAACCGACACTCCAGCACGACCGCGGAGTCCCCGAACTGCTTGCCGACGACGACGGGTTCGGGGTGGGAGAGTAGCGGGTCGGCCTCGCAGTCCCGCATGGCCCGTTCCGCGACCTCGGCTGCGCGGGTCACGTCGGCCTCGTAGTCGACCCCAACGTCGACGGAGACCCGGAGCCGACCGGACTTCGAGCGGTTGACGACCTGAGTCGCGGTCACCTCGTCGTTGGGAATCAGGACGTGTTCGTCGTCGTAGGTCCGCAACCGGGTGTTGAACAGAGACACGTCGGTGACGACGCCCTCGCGGTCCTCGACGACGATCCAGTCGCCCACCTCGAACGGACGGGCGAAGATGAGGACGAACCCGGCGAGCACCGCGCCCAGCGTCTGGCGGGCAGCGAGCCCGACGACGAGCCCGATGACACCGGCCCCCACGAGCAGATCGGTCGGGTTGACGCCCGCCAGTGACATGATGAACACCGCCGCGAAGGCGTAGACCGCGAGCTGGATCAGGTGGTGGATTATCTCACTCCGGTGGGCCGTGAGGACGTCACCACCTCGGGTTTCGAGCAACCCCTTGCTGACCCGGGTGATCGTGTACGCGACGATCAGCGTGAGCACGCCGACGAGCGCGAGCACCCCCTGTTCCGGGCCGATCCTGACCGTCTGGAAACTGTCTTCGACGTCGTCGACGGCGTGCCAGATGATCACCAGAAACGCACTCGCCAGCGCGGCCACCAGACTGAACGTGATCGACTGGATCGCCTCCGAGTCGTCGGCCGAGAATCGCGATTCGAGCCACGGCCCCGCTCGCCGTATCGCGACCCCGACGACCGCGAGCGCCAGCAACACGGCGAGACTCGCCAGCAGTCGGCTCGTCCGCGAGGCGAAGGCGCTCTGCATCCCGTCGATCAGCAGGACCGTCACGTCGGATCACCCACCTCCCACGCCAGCCGCGCCAGTTCGGCGAACTCCGCGGGCGTGACTTTGCCTGCCCGCCGACCCATCAGTTCCTCTTCGGCCGCGTCCACGACCGCGTCGGGCTCGTCCAGCCCGGAGATGTGCGCCGTGTTCCGGACCGCGTTACGCATCGTCTTCCGGCGCTGGGTGAACACCGCCGTGACGAAATCGAGGAAGAAGTCGTCGTCCGGAACCGTGTAGTCCGGATCGCGCGGCCGCGCGCGGACGACGGCGCTCTC
This Halorientalis sp. IM1011 DNA region includes the following protein-coding sequences:
- a CDS encoding 5-methyltetrahydropteroyltriglutamate--homocysteine methyltransferase yields the protein MSEVVTTTPGLYPLPDWAKDELSDLKGHQKADLIDGTEGDEITDAYDRVRSEYVEHQQSAGLDRIVEGQGRWDDMIAHPLAVADAVETRGIVRYYDNNNFYREPVVTEDLAATGDVAAELDAASEQVDSGLQAVLPGPYSLADLATDEHYGDDAAFLDAVADFLADEIAEFPDVETLFLLEPSLVENPPADGEDERASEAIDAVADAADADVVAHTYWGALDEKVYAHLMDADVDAVGFDFVADHEDNLYNISEYGTKDDIALGLVDGQNTLVEEPETIAERIEWVEDNTPSTDFETIYATINTETFYLPVNKYEAKLDALAAVNEEVISA
- a CDS encoding HemK2/MTQ2 family protein methyltransferase; translated protein: MTDLAERRDLDQVYQPAEDSRLLAETAADRVGDGDLVLDVGTGSGYVASVAADAGADVVGADINPLACREARENGVPVVQANLTAPFHEGVFDFVLFNPPYLPTPPEDERDDWMEYALSGGEDGRAVIEPFLDDVGRVLAPGGEVLLLVSTLTGDDAVIDYADTRGFDATEVASEKHAFERLLVLGLRPSTDG
- a CDS encoding methionine synthase, yielding MTDNREQFRPENHPNDHFLLTTVVGSYKKPKWLDRARELLEDEDASFDEDDWEEATDDAARLITKEHERTGMDAVVDGEMRRNEMVEYFAHLIEGYEFNGRVKVWGHNYFDKPSVVENVEYGQEWLVDEFEFTDSVSERPVKVPITGPYTLASWSFNEVYDDDEALAYDLADLVNEEIERLVDAGAKYIQIDEPALATTPDDHAIVGNCLDRIVEDIPEDVRVGLHVCYGDYSRIYPEMLDYPVDEYDLELCNGNYEQLDVFTEHEFTKDLALGVVDVHVAEVEPVEEIKENIKKGFEIVPPEQLTVSPDCGLKLLPREVAYGKMENMVQAAREVEEELDAGEIDVGLAAPTSD
- a CDS encoding mechanosensitive ion channel family protein, whose translation is MTVLLIDGMQSAFASRTSRLLASLAVLLALAVVGVAIRRAGPWLESRFSADDSEAIQSITFSLVAALASAFLVIIWHAVDDVEDSFQTVRIGPEQGVLALVGVLTLIVAYTITRVSKGLLETRGGDVLTAHRSEIIHHLIQLAVYAFAAVFIMSLAGVNPTDLLVGAGVIGLVVGLAARQTLGAVLAGFVLIFARPFEVGDWIVVEDREGVVTDVSLFNTRLRTYDDEHVLIPNDEVTATQVVNRSKSGRLRVSVDVGVDYEADVTRAAEVAERAMRDCEADPLLSHPEPVVVGKQFGDSAVVLECRFWISDPSAPRKWETQTAVIDAIKGAFAEDGIKIPFPQRELLGREEAGGLRLAGNGVEVATGDTSNGDRTAENGAEGESAGDRDTPADTDGESAPETEDP